One bacterium genomic window, ATCAACGGCCCGATTACCGCCGCCACTTTGCCGCTTAGGGCATAGAGACCGAAGAATTCGCCCAGACTCTCTTTGGGAACCAGGGTGATCAGCAGAGGTCTGGAGGCAGTCCAAGTGGAGCCCATCAGGGCGCCCACCAAAGCGCCGAGGACCCAGAACAGCGTGCGGTTGTTTGTGGCAATGATCACGGAAAGAGTCAGCACCCAAAGCACGATCACCCAGTTTAGAGTCTTTTTCGGCCCATAATGATCAGTCAGAATACCGCACAAGGCAGAACCGATGATGGCGGAAGGGATGACGAGGATGAAAAAATTGTTGGTTTCCGCCAGGGTGAATCCCACTACAGACTGTACATACACGCCCATGAAGAGAATCACGGTCTCGATGCTGTCCGAGTAGAGCAGGGTAGAGATCAGAAAACGGACCAGGCCGGGGTGTTTTTGCGTGTCGGTGAGGGTGTGATACACTCGCTTATAGGAATCGCGCAGTCGCCAGGTGGAACCATTTGCTCTGAGCAACGGGGGTTCAGCCACAAACAGGAAAATCGGCAGGGCAAAAATCAGATAAAAGAGCGCGGTGGGGATAAACACCGCCACAGTCCCGCCGGCCTTGATGCCGGCCGGGCGCAATCCGAAAAAATCGCCCTCCACGAACAGGCGGGCGACCATCAGCCCGGCAATGGCGCCGAGATAGCCGATCCCGACACCGTAACCGCTGATGCGTCCGATGGTTCGGGGAGTGCTGACTGAAGGCAACAGTGCGTTGTAAAATACCAAGGCGCCCTGATAGCCATAATTGGTCAACACATAGACCAGGGTGACCAGAATCATGAGCAGGGCGACATCCTGAATCGACGTGCCGAGAACGCCGATCAGCGCAGTGCCGGCGATGCACAGGCCGGAGAACAGCGCCAGCGGCAACAATTTGCGACCCTGATGATCAGACCAGTCGCCGAGAACAGGCATGGTCAACGCCACCAGGATCATGGAAACCGAGTTGGCGATCGAGACGTAGGCGTCGCTCTGCTGCAGGTTGATGATGATCCACGTGCTGAAGTAGAGCGATACGATGTTCATCGAGTAGGCGGTGTCGGCGAAATCGTAGAGAATCCAAGAGAGGACGGCGGAAAAGCGCGGTTTGCTCAGAGTCGGGTCGGTCATGGCAATCTGTAGGATTTGGCTCTCAGGCAAAGGTCGCCCATTTTTCCATCGCTTTGGCCATGCGGTTGGTCAATCCTCGATAAGTTTTTTGCGGCGGAACCAGCAGCACCAAGACCGCCGGTTGTTCGAACAGGGTTAAAAAGCGAAACACGACCTTCGAGTTCTGACGGCTTTCCAGCAGCAGCTCATGTACAGATTCGACGGCCCCAAGTTTGCACATGACGCGCGCCATTTTACTGATCATCACCACCCATTGCACCACTTGCAGCTCGGACACGCGCGGGTTCGCCGATGCCGTATGAGCCAAGGGCAATCCTTCGGGGCTGTACAGGTAGGCGGCGTCAAAACCGCCGATGCGGATCAATTCATGCAGACCCGCCTCCGCCTGCCGCTGAAACGACGCGGCGGCGCCCGGGGGTTCAGATAAAGCGGTTGAATAGGAATTCATCCTACAGGCCTTACGCTTGGAGTAACAGGTTGATGACGCCTTTCAAAGTTTCGATCACGCCCACCCCACGGTTGGCCACCGCCTGATAGGCGGGCACCTTGAGAAAATTCAGCGATTGCTGCAGTCGGTCGAGGGAGAGTATGTCGGGCAGATCTCTTTTATTGTATTGCAGAACCCAGGGGAACCGGGCCAGTGTGCGGCGCAGACTGATGAGTTTCTGTTCCAGATCCACCAGCGTGTTCAGGTTGTCGTCCAGGCGCGAGGCTTGTGAATCAGCGACAAAAACCACCGCGTCCGCCCCGCGTAGAAGAATACGGCGACTGTGTTGATAGAGCGCCTGACCGGGAATGGTATAGAGTTGAAAGCGGGGCTTTTTGCCATGGATGCGGCCCAGATCCAGTTCCATAAAATCGAAAAAAAGCGTCCGCTCCTCACGGGTTTTCAGCGTGATTAATTCCCCCCGGACCGAGGGATCCAATTGCCGATAGAGGTACTCCAAATTGGTGGTCTTCCCGCCCAGACCTGGGCCATAATAGATGATCTTGAAAATGATCTCCTGCCTGTGCCAATCAACGTACATAAACGGCCACATTCATCCTATCGAGTGCGCAACCACTTGGCCGCTCTCCCGCCCAGGTACGCAGCGAGGGCGCCTGCCGGCTGCACGCCGTACCGGCACCGGCTCATGAGCCGGAGCGGGCCCTGAGCTTGTCATCCAGCTGCCTGCTGAGCACACCGCGAAATTCATAATCCAGAAACGACTTGGCTTGTTCAGAGGTCTGCTGCAGCTCTCTGATATAGCTGCTGATGCGCAGAAGTGCCTGATGGGTCAGCAAGCGAATGAGCCCCAGTGCGACCTGCTTTTCGAACAACACGATGAGAAAATAGTCATCGCCGACGCTGCAGGTGTAGGTATGGTAGACGCCGCCCTCCTGATAGATAAAACGAAAACGGGATTCATTGTTGATCAGGCGTGCAATTTCTCCGCTGGCGGCAAAGGAGCCGGCGGCCAAAGCGGTCAAGGCAGACAGGCTTTGCGCTTTAATGTCGCCGCGATGGACAATGGGGTATCCATTCATATCGGCGAACACCACCAACCTCGCCTGAGAACGCTTCAGCAGCTCAGAGAGGATGAGCGCGATTTTCGAAAAGGCTGTTTCGGAAAACACCGTTCGCTTCAAGGGTGGATTTTCTTGCATGGCTTGGTCCATTTTGGTTGCATCACCGGTGCTGGATTTTCATGTTTAATGGCCAAAGGTCAATCGGCGAATCAGAAATTCCGGAATCTTGAGTTGCTGCATAGCCCGCTGGGTGACATCGACGTCATAGGCTACGCGCAGCCAACGCACGCGTTGTTCGTCAAGGTCGTGCACGACAAAGCAGGCGTCCGGATTGCCGTCGCGCGGCTGGCCGACGCTGCCGACGTTGAGGAGATAACGTTCACCCGGCTGCAGCTGCAGATCGGCAGCGGTCCGCAGCACCGTATGCCGTTGAGCGGTTTGACAGATCGCCATAGGCGTGTGGGTATGACCGAAAAAGCAGAGGTTCTGAGAAAACGCGTTCCACTGGATATCAGCATCGTAGATCGAAAGCAGATAGTGCCACGCCTCCGGATCCAACGGGGTGGCATGAACACAAAACACCTCCGCGTCCTGCCAAGTGAGAGGGCTGTGACGCAGCTGCTCCCAGGTCTGTTCGGTCATCAAAGGCGCGCTCACTCTGAGCGCCCGGCGCGCAAATTCGTTAAAGAACTCGGTGCTCGTCCACCCCAACAGCCCATAGTCATGATTGCCTGCCAGAACCACTGCGCTGCTGCGATTGATCAAATCAACGCACTCGGCCGGGAATGGACCGTATCCCACGCAATCACCCAGACAGAGGATCCGGTCGCATTTTTCCATCTCAACGCGACGTAAAACCTGACGCAGGGCCTCGAGATTGCCGTGAATGTCGGATAAAATGGCCTGCCGCATGCTCCTGCCTCGTGGATCTTGCCAGCAGAGAACGTGAATGCAATGGTTTGATTTGAATCAATATACCATTTGTTAAATCGCGATGCAAGGACATTTTTCGACTTTTTGATTGATTGTTTGGCCAGAGTTGCCTAACTTACTGATAAAGAATAACAACTTGATAAAGGAGCGCAATGGATCCCACCCCCTTCAGTCAGGCGCAGGCCGTTGCGCTGGCTGTGAACCTGGAGATCAAAGGCCGTGCATTTTATCTGGAGGCGGCTGACAAAGCTCTGCATCCGACGGGCAAGGCGTTGTTCCTGCAGTTGGCCGAGGAAGAAAAGAGCCATTTGGCTGCGTTTCAGGCGATGCTGAAACGTGAATGCGATGGATGGCCGGATCCGGACCAGCTGCGCGAGACTCGGGCGAAGCCGATTATACCCCTTTTCGATGAACAGGCAGCCGCGTCCTCTCGACGTGCCACCGCGGATGAGATGAGCGCGCTGCGCATCGCCTTGAAACAGGAGAAGGAAGCGATCGAATTTTTCGAGAAAGCCATCGCACGGGCAGAGGATGACCGCGCACGGCGTATTTTCACCTTTATCAAAGATCAAGAGAACTTTCACTATGCGCTCTTGCAGGCTGAGCTGGATCACATCGCCGGAACGGGATTTTGGTTCGACTCGCCGGAATTTCGCATGGATGGAAAGACCTAAGTTCCCCTGTTTGATCATCCTGCCGAAAAACTTTGTTCATGCAAGGCCATCAGTCGCCCAAAACGTCCAAAGCAGGTTAAACGATATGGAAACGCCCGGTCCGAGACCCCAGCGATCCCAGGAAGGAGAATATTGTGCAGATTGAATTTTTAGGCGGTGCGCAATCGGTGACGGGCACCTGCCATCTTATCACCGTCAACGGACGTAAAATTTTGTTGGACTGCGGACTGTATCAAGGCAAACGCAGCGAATCCTTTTCCCGCAACCGCCAATTGCCCTTTGACGCCGCCGCCGTAGACGCCATGATTCTTTCCCATGCGCATATCGATCATAGCGGCAACATCCCCAATCTCGTCAAATCCGGGTTCAGGGGCGCGATCTATTGCACCCACGCCACTCGCGATCTGGCGAGCATCATGTTGCAGGATGCGGGCCATATTCAAGAAAAAGACGCCGAATATGTCAACAAAAAACACGAAAAGAAGGGATTGCCGCCCATTGAGCCGATCTACACGGTCAAAGAGGCGCTGCTCTCCTTGGAGCAGTTCGTCAGCCTCAACTACCATCGGCCGATCAAACTCTTTGAGGACGTCACCGTTACCTTTTACGACGCCGGCCACATCCTCGGCTCAGCCGTCTCTCTGCTGGAAATCCGCGAGAACGGCCGCAAGTTCCGTCTGGTTTTCAGCGGCGATCTCGGTAGACCCAATATGCCCATTCTGCGCGATCCCGATGTGTTGCTCGACGCAGATGTGCTCTTAACCGAAAGCACCTACGGCGGCCGCCATCATGACGACTATGACACCGTGCACGATAAACTGGCGCGGATCGTCAATGAGACCCATCACCGCCGTGGCAAAGTGATCGTCCCCGCTTTCTCCGTGGGCCGGACCCAGGACCTGGTCTATGCCCTCCATCAGTTGACCTTGGAAAACAGAGTCCCCTTGCAGCCGATCTTT contains:
- a CDS encoding MFS transporter, with amino-acid sequence MPESQILQIAMTDPTLSKPRFSAVLSWILYDFADTAYSMNIVSLYFSTWIIINLQQSDAYVSIANSVSMILVALTMPVLGDWSDHQGRKLLPLALFSGLCIAGTALIGVLGTSIQDVALLMILVTLVYVLTNYGYQGALVFYNALLPSVSTPRTIGRISGYGVGIGYLGAIAGLMVARLFVEGDFFGLRPAGIKAGGTVAVFIPTALFYLIFALPIFLFVAEPPLLRANGSTWRLRDSYKRVYHTLTDTQKHPGLVRFLISTLLYSDSIETVILFMGVYVQSVVGFTLAETNNFFILVIPSAIIGSALCGILTDHYGPKKTLNWVIVLWVLTLSVIIATNNRTLFWVLGALVGALMGSTWTASRPLLITLVPKESLGEFFGLYALSGKVAAVIGPLIWSTTTFLLRGYGDHFKYKAALIALTLNMVIGWIVLWKVPDRHQRRRNTAPSPPLF
- a CDS encoding gliding-motility protein MglA, with the protein product MYVDWHRQEIIFKIIYYGPGLGGKTTNLEYLYRQLDPSVRGELITLKTREERTLFFDFMELDLGRIHGKKPRFQLYTIPGQALYQHSRRILLRGADAVVFVADSQASRLDDNLNTLVDLEQKLISLRRTLARFPWVLQYNKRDLPDILSLDRLQQSLNFLKVPAYQAVANRGVGVIETLKGVINLLLQA
- a CDS encoding metallophosphoesterase family protein, which codes for MRQAILSDIHGNLEALRQVLRRVEMEKCDRILCLGDCVGYGPFPAECVDLINRSSAVVLAGNHDYGLLGWTSTEFFNEFARRALRVSAPLMTEQTWEQLRHSPLTWQDAEVFCVHATPLDPEAWHYLLSIYDADIQWNAFSQNLCFFGHTHTPMAICQTAQRHTVLRTAADLQLQPGERYLLNVGSVGQPRDGNPDACFVVHDLDEQRVRWLRVAYDVDVTQRAMQQLKIPEFLIRRLTFGH
- a CDS encoding ferritin family protein, translated to MDPTPFSQAQAVALAVNLEIKGRAFYLEAADKALHPTGKALFLQLAEEEKSHLAAFQAMLKRECDGWPDPDQLRETRAKPIIPLFDEQAAASSRRATADEMSALRIALKQEKEAIEFFEKAIARAEDDRARRIFTFIKDQENFHYALLQAELDHIAGTGFWFDSPEFRMDGKT
- a CDS encoding MBL fold metallo-hydrolase yields the protein MQIEFLGGAQSVTGTCHLITVNGRKILLDCGLYQGKRSESFSRNRQLPFDAAAVDAMILSHAHIDHSGNIPNLVKSGFRGAIYCTHATRDLASIMLQDAGHIQEKDAEYVNKKHEKKGLPPIEPIYTVKEALLSLEQFVSLNYHRPIKLFEDVTVTFYDAGHILGSAVSLLEIRENGRKFRLVFSGDLGRPNMPILRDPDVLLDADVLLTESTYGGRHHDDYDTVHDKLARIVNETHHRRGKVIVPAFSVGRTQDLVYALHQLTLENRVPLQPIFVDSPLSVDATEIFREHPECYDDETREMVNNNRDPFGFTRLQYIKDVEESKKLNTLSEPCIIISASGMCEAGRILHHLANNIEDERNTILIVGFMAENTLGRRLVEKTPIVKIFGESLQLRAQVSKINAFSAHADHDELLAYISRFDRERLKHIFILHGEPPQSKALAEGLSSIGFSNIRIPNFGEKVEILN